Genomic segment of Actinomycetota bacterium:
CCCACGAGGACTTCTCCATGGTCCTGGACACGGTGAAGCTCAACGCCCGGGCCGAGCCCGGGGTCACCCAGATAACCGTCTTCCACCCCTTCCCGGGGACGGAACTTTACCGCTCCTGCATCGAGGAGGGATACTACGTGGAGGAGGAGGAGACGGACACCATCTTCACCCGGCGCTCCGCCCTGCGCCTGAGGAAACTGAGCCACGAGCAGCTGGAGCTGGTGAGCGAGTTCATAACCCCGCTGGCCTACCTGTACAACCAGGTCTTCTCCCTCCCCTCTTCCCTCTCCGCGAGGCTGGAGAGGGCCCTGGACGCCTTCCTGGCCAGCCCGCGGGTCCCCTTCTCCTGGAAGCGTAGGCTGGGAGAGGAAATGCTGCGTCGCCTGCCCTGGGAGTGGTTCCTGGCCACCAAGTACTGAGGCTCGGCGACCCGGCCGCCCCTATTCCAGCGCTACTTCGACACGGGAATCCTATCGGCCCCCAGGTATTAAACCGGGAGACAGAAAAGGCAGGCGTGCTCCCGCCTTGGGAACTTCCTTCTCGCCCGCCGCGGCCGGGTGGCCGAAGATGGAAGATAGCGGAAAATATGAGGGGTTTTCACCGCGGGGAAATGCCTCCATGACCAGAAAAAAGGATCGAACTTCATGGACCTGGGTCATACCCGTGTTTCACCACGCCGGGAAAACATCCATGGCCGGAGAAAAAATCAAACCCGGCCACTTCACGGAACCGGCCGGGCTTTCCACTGGTAGCGGGGGGTGGATTCGAACCACCGACCTTCGGGTTATGAGCCCGACGAGCTACCTGACTGCTCCACCCCGCGTCGGCTCTGTTTATATTATAACGCACATTCAATGTGTGTGCGCTTTCGTCCACCAAGATACCAAGATAATATATTACCCTTGAAATCGAGAATGTAAAGTTTTCAGGTGCCAGGCCGGCCATGGAAGTGGGGAGGGAGGATTCCGGTCTCGAGCGAAATCATCCATGGATCGATGCATGGGTTCTGGCGTAGTGCCGGTGCAACGGGATCCCGAGCGCGCTGAGGCCCTCCTGGATTTCCATTATATTTCCAAAGAATTCACGGAGGGGGAAACGGCGGGGCAAGAACTCCAGATTAAAGCCTAAAATGGGGTACGGGAAACCTGGAACCGGCCCGGGAGGTGAGGAAGCTTGAGGGGCGGAAGGAGCGCCTGGATCACCCTTACCGCGTCGGCGGTCCTGGTCGCCTCCTTCGCCGTGGGCATGCCCCTGCTCTACGACCACCTGCGCAACAGCGCCGCGCGGGAAAGCGCGGCACGGACCGAGGAAGAGCCCCGGGTCCGTCCCCTCTACCACGACGAGCTCCTCGGCCCTCCCCTGTCCTTCGAGACCCCGGCCTTCATCAGCATCCCGTCCATCGGGGTGGATGAGGAAGTCAGGGAGGGAAGCGACGACGAGGATGAGCTCTACCGCCTCCTGGCCCAGGGACCCATCCACCTCCCTCACACCGGTTTCCCTGGCCAACCGGGTAACTGTGTGATAAGCGGCCACCGCACCACCTATACCCGCCCCTTCAACCGCCTGGACGAGCTCAAGCCCGGGGACTCCATCTTCATCCGGAACCCTCGCGGCATCTACGAGTACCGGGTCTACCAGGCCAGGTACGCGGACCCCGCCGAGAACGTGACCCTCCAGACCGAGGAGCCCGTGCTCACCCTGACCACCTGCGCCCCGGAGGGCAGGTCCACGCAGCGCCTGGTGATACGCGCCTCGCTGGCCGCCTTTACCCCGGTGGAGGAACTGGAGAAATGACCGGGCGGCGCGCCAGGCTTGTGTCTTTACTCTACCCCGAGGAAGAACCTTGGGAAAATTAAGGCAGCCTTGCTCCTACCGCATCGGAATCCCGGCGATCCCCTGACCCGGCCACACCACGGGAGACCCGGCGTCCTGGAAAACCGCCGGGCTCAGGCGGTCCTGACCTCCAGCCGCAGCACGCGACTTTCCGGAAAATGGTAGGAAACGTCCGATTCACTCTCCTCCAAGGTTTCGAATACGGAGGTCACGTAGCCCACCAGCCGGGGCGGGTGGAAGGGGTTTCCCAGGGCCATCTCCAGGTACCCAGCCCCGTAGGTCAGCTGGAGGGGCACCCCGTAACCGAACGCCATCAGGCGTTCCGCCATCTCCCGGTAAACCTCGCCCTCGCTGCGGGCGGAGAAGGCCGGTGGGTTTTTCAGGTGGTAATTCCTGGTTATCTCCACCAGTTCCCGGTCCAGGCTGCGTCCGGTCATCTCCTCCAGTTCCCTTATTATGCTCAGGAGGACATACCCGGTGCTGAAGATGTAGCGCGCCCCATTGAGGCGGTGATATATGGCCCCCTCCTCCTCCCGCCACTCGAGGACGGTGAGGGGGGAAGGCAGCCCGCAAGAGGGACAGGACTCGAACCCCACTTCCGCCGGCCGGACATCCTCACTCACGTCAGCCAGCTCCTCCTTGGCCGACCGGAGGCGGATAAGCGCCGCCCCGTCCGGCTCCCCGGCCTCCCGGGCTCCCGCCGCGGGCATGGCGGTGAGCAGGTAATCCTCTCCTTCCTTAAACCAAGCCATCTCGGCGGGCCTGCCCTCCACCAGCTCGTAGAACCCCTTGGCCCCCCAGGCTATGGATATGATGTCGAAGGGGTTGGCCACCCTGACCACGACCATCCCGTGCCGCCGGAAAGCCTCGAGCCTCAATCGTCCGAAGCCGAAAAGGGACATCTCGTCCACCACCCGCTGGATGACGGTCGCGAAGGGAAGGGAGCGGACCAGGAGGCGGCGCCACCCGTAGAGCACGTTGCGCTCCAGGTACTCATGGACCGAGGCCTTCTGCCCTCGGACGTAGAGTTCGGTGATGTTCACCCCCAGCCTGCCCTCTAGCTCCGCCCACAGGAAGGGGTAATAGGAGGCTTCGAAGAAGACCATACGCGTGGTGGGATCGGCACGCGAGGTGATGGACCCGTTAGCCCGCCAGGTATAGCGGTGGGAAAGGTTGCGGGGCAGACCGCAACGACGGCACCGGGAAAGACCCATGCTCGCCAACCACCTCCGACGCTCCGCCCGGCGGGCTCCACCGAGTAGAACCCACAAGCGGGAGGACCTTCCGTATCATCGCCATTCCAGTATAACCCGCCGAGCCATGACGGCAGGAGCCCGGGCCTACCTCCGGTAGTAGATCGGCCTCCTCTAATCACTGGGGGCAGGAGATCGGCCTCCCTTGAGGTCCATCCTTTTCAACCCATGGAGTTTATGTATCTCACCAACCCGGCACCAGGAGGCGGGGTTTCCCTTACTCGCTGACAAAAGGAGATCGGCCCCCCTTGATAGGCCTCCCATAATTAGATATCTCGTTTGAAGAAAGTCCCCTCCCCGCCGCCAGGGATTCGCGGTCAAGGGCCCAGAAAGGCACGGCCGAGGTGCGGCACGCCCCATTCTCAAGGAGTCGTGGTCCCGGTGAGCTCGGACATCCGGTCCAGCACCCGGCTCAACTGCTTCATCTTCTCCCCGTATGTCGCCCAGTCGCCGGAGCGCAGAGCCGCCTGGGCCTCGTCGTAGAGGCGGTTGGCCTCCGCCACCAGGGCCGCTAGGTCCCCCTCGGGCTGGGGTTGGGGCTGGGGTTGGGGCTGGGGTTGGGGTTGGGGTTGAGGCTGGGGTTCGGGAGCGGGTGTTGCCCCCAGGAGGGCCTGCAGGGCCTCCTTTAAGGTAGGCCGCATCTCCACCCGGTCTCCGTAGCCCACGATGACCCTCTTCAGCTGGGGGATGGCCGGGTTGGTGGCCAGGAGGTAAAGGGGTTCCACGTAGATGAGGGAATCCTCGATGGGGATGACCAGGGTGTTTCCCCGGATGACCCGGGAACCCGCCTGATTCCAGAGGGTTATCTGCTCCGAGATTTCCGTCTTCTGGTCCACCAGGGACTCGAACTGCTGGGTTCCCTTCACCAGCTTGCCCGCTGGAAAGGAGAAGTTGAGTAGCTTCCCGTAATTCGGAAAATCGCAGCGCGCCGCCACCCAGTCCACCATGTTGTCCTTTCCCCGAGGGTTGAAGGGGAGCATGAGCACCATCTCTTCCCTCTCCTCGCCGGGGATCTTCATGATCACGTAGTAAGGGGTGACCGGCTGGGGCTCGGCGCCCGCCCCGTAGGTCTCGGTGGAGACGTCCCAGACGTCCTCCTTCTGGTAGAAGGCGCTGACCTCGTCTATGTGATAGGTTCGGTACATCTCCATCTGGATGGAGAAGAGGTCCTCCGGGTAACGGACATGGCGCTTGATGTCCTCCGGCATCTCCTCCATGGAGGTGAAAAGGCCGGGGAATATCTTCCCGTAGGTGAGGGCTATAGGATCTTCGGGATCCGCCAGGTAGTAGGTTAGCCTTCCGTTATAGGCGTCGATGACTACCTTCACCGAGTTGCGGATGTAATTGAACTCGCCGTTGTAGGACTCGGAATAGGGGTAGAGATCGGTGGTGGTGTAGGCGTCCAGGATCCAGGCCAGCCGTCCCTCGTCGGTGAGCACCAGGTAGGGATCCCCGTCCAGGCGGAGGAAGGGAGCCACTTCCAAGGCCCGTTCCCTGATGTCGCGCCGGAACATGAGGCGCGAGTCGCGGTGGATGTAGCCGCTGAAGAGGAAGGATATGTCCCGGTTGCGGATGGAGAAGGCCAATCTCCTCAGGAAGTTGGAGACTGGTATCCCCCCCTCCCCCTCGTAGTAGGGTTCCACGAGCTTGTTGGTGTTACCCAGGGGATAGTCGATCTCCGGCGCTCCCGTGCGCACTACCACGTAATCGTGGGCGCGTTCCCCGTAATAGATCTCCGGCCGGGTGATCTGAAGCCCCAGACCCTCCTCCGAGACCGGTGGTATGTCCCGTATCAGGAGAACGGGATCCCCCTCCTCGGTAAGCTGGTTGGTGGGGCTCATGACCAGCCCGTAGCCGTGGGTGTAAGAGAGGTGCACGTTCTGCCAGGAGCGGGCGTCCTCGCGGAGCTGGTCGACGACCAGCTCCCGCCCGGATACCAGCATCTGTGTATAGACGCCGTCGAAGATCGTGTAGCGTTCCACGTCCACGTCGGCGAACTCGTATTCCTGCCTCAGCTCCTGCCGCTGGTTATATACTTGCTGGACCAGGCGGGGATCCCATAGGCGGATGTTGTTCACCGTGGCCGCGTTGTTCTCTATATCCTGGTAGGTTAGATCGGTCTCCGCGGGGAACAGGCGCCTCTCCACCGTGGCCCCTTCGCCCTCGTCCTGGATGCGGTAGGCGTCCTGGGTGAACTCGATGTTGTAGCCTATGTACTCGCTCTCCCGGGCCAGTTCCTTGGGCTTGACCACGTAGGTCTGGACGATAAAAGGATAGAGGGACCCGGCCAGGAGGGATATGACCACGATGCCCACCACCCCCGCCAGGGGAAGTCGCCAGCCCCGGTAGCGGATGTTGAACAGGAAAAGGACGGCGCACACCAGGCAGGTGGCGATAAGTATCCAGTAGGCCGGTATGCGGGCGTGAACGTCGGTATAGGTGGCACCGGCCACCGGGCCGTGGTGGGTATGGAGCAGAGCGAACATGTCCAGGCGGAAACGCCAAGCCTGGACCAGGAGCAGGACCCCGGCCAGAACCGAAAGATGGGCCTTCACGTGGGGCGCGAAGCGTTGTCCCTTGGCCCCGAAGTTGATGGCCCCGTAGAGAAAGTGGACCGCCGCCGCGGCGAGGGCGGCGAAGATGAGCACGGTGAAGAGCCAGCCGCTGAAATAGCGGAGGAGGGGGAACTCGAAGAGGTAGAAGCCCAGGTCCTTACCGAATACGGGGTCCACCCTGCCGAAGGAGGAATGGGTGAAGAATTTCAAAACATTCTCCCACTGGGCGGCCGATCCCCACCCGACAAAAAGGGAGATCAAGGCGGAGCCGATGAGCAGGCCCCGGTCCAGCCACCGACCGGCGCCCTCCCGAAAGCGCAGCACGGACTCCTCCACGGGGGAGAGCTCCGAAAGCGGTCTCTCGTAGCGGGGGGTGAGGCGCCGTGCCAGGTAGACGTTCCCGTAGAAGAGGGCGAAAAAGAGGGCGGCGAAGGCGAAGAAGAGCCATACCTGGGTCACGATCCTCTTCCAGAATACGGATGTGTAGCCCACCTCCTTGTACCACAGGTAGTCGGTGTAGAAGGTGGAGAGCCAGGAGGCGCTCAGTATGAGCACCACCAGGACCAGGATGATGATGCCCACGATCCACTTGGTGCGCGGGCTTATCCTCTCCCACCTCTCCCGGAATCCGCCTCCCTCTTCCCGGCGTTCTTTACGGCGCAGGAAGGGGACTTCCTCCCTGCTGGAGCGTCGAAAAAGGGATTCCCAGGGAAAACGGTCATTCTCCAAGTCGTCTCTCCTTCAAGTCATCTGCGGGAAAGTCGTGAACCGACGCCTCCTCAGGAGCCGTATCCCGCAACTTTCCTTGATTTCCATTCACCATCCGACTCCCTGCCCTTTCGTACCTTTCGAGCACGATCATCCTTAATAATATTCCCGCCGCGCCTGTAAAATAATTATCTCGCTCCCCTTGCCGGCAGGTGTAACGGCAGCGAGGAAGCGCGGGTTCACGAGATGCCCGCCAGCTTCTTGTAGGCCTCCACCACCGCGGGAAGGTTCTCCCCCGCTTTCCCCAGGCATACCAGGTCGGCCAGGTGATCGTGATAGGTGGTCACGGTGTTGAAGAAGATGAGCCTCCCTCCCCGCCGCTTGGTGTACTCGGGAAGGGCGGCGGCGGGATAGACCTCCAGGCTGCAGCCGATGACCAGCATGAGGTCCGAGGTGGAAGCCAGCTCCGCCGCCCTGGCCAGCACCCTCGAATTGAGCGGTTCCCCAAAGAAGATCACGTCCGGCTTGATGAGGGCCTGGTCGTCGGGGCAGCAGGCCACCCGGTCCCCGTCGGCGCTTAACTCTTTCATCTCCTCCAGGCTGAAGACGCGGCCGCAGCTCATGCAGTGCCCGGTGCGGTGGGTACCGTGCAACTCCAGGACGTCGGTGCTGCCCGCCCTCTGGTGCAGGTGGTCTATGTTCTGGGTAATCACCGCGCGGCACTTCCCAAGCCTTTCCAGTTCGGCCAGGGCGTAGTGAGCCGGGTTGGGTTCCGCCTTCTCCAGGGTGGGATTGAGCTCCCTGGCCATCTCCCAGAAACGTTCCGGGTGATGGATGAAGGACTCGTAGGTGCCGTACAGCAGGGGGTCGTACTTGGTCCACAGGCCTCCCGGGCTGCGGAAATCCGGGATGCCGGATTCCACCGATATGCCGGCCCCGGTGAGGGCCACCACCTGGATGGAATCTAAGATCATCTGCGCCGCGCGCCGGATGCAATCCTCGCTCACCTTCAGGTCACCTGCCGAGCAGCTCATCATGACAACCTTTCGTTCACCGCATGGGGAGATTATAACACGGGCGCAGGCGGGCGCTTCATGCCGTTTCGGGAAGGGTGAAGGTGAGGGCACAGGGCTCAGGGTGCCGTTCCCAGACTGTTGTGCCCTCCCTCCCAGGCCTGGTGATATAGGAAGTACATGGAACGCTCCGCCACCAGGCCCCGGTCCGATTCCACCCGGAGGGAGACGTCCCTGCCCTCTCCCACCTCCCGGTTCACGAAGAGGGTGGCGCGCCGCCGCGGCGGCACCTCCAATTCCTCTCCCTTCGTTTCCCCGTCGGGAAAGGCATAGGTGATGCTCACCCGCGCCGTCTCCTCGCCGGGATTGAAGAGGAGAAGCCACTCCTCGAATCCGGCGCGGGTGCACCCCTCGGCGAAGTACCAGTCCTGGGAGGGAGCGGCGGCGCCCACGGTAATGTGGCCGCCGTCCCACATGCCGCCGTAATTGAAGTACATGGGGCGTTCGGCGACGATGGGGCGGTCGGAATGCACGGCCAGGGCCACGTCACGCCCCGGTCCCACCTCCTGGTTGACGAAGATGGTGCGGCGCCTCCCCGCGGGCACGGTGACCTGGCTCCCTTTCTCCTCCCCTCCTTCGAGGTGGTAGCGCACCTGGACGGCGGCATCCTCGGTACCCGGGTTGGCCAGGCACAGCCACTCCTCGAATCCAGCGTGGGTGCACCCCTCGGCGAAGTACCAGTCCGGGGAGAGGGAGGGGACGCCCACGGTGATATGGCCCCCGTCCCACATGCCGCCGTAATTGAAGTACATGGGGCGTTCGGCGACGATGGGGCGGTCGGAATGCACGGCCAGGGCCACGTCACGCCCCGGTCCCACCTCCTGGTTGACGTTGACCGTGTACCGTTTCCAGGCCGGGACGGTATAGCTTCGGGTCTCCGAGTCGCCGTCGCCGAAGAGGTAATCCACTTCCACCGCGGCCTCCTGGGAACCCGGGTTGGCCAGGCACAGCCACTCCTCGAATCCGGCGTGGGTGCACCCCTCGGCGAAGTACCAGTTCTGCGAGGCCTCCAGCGCCGGGGCGGAGCAATGGCCACCCAGCCAGTCCGTGCCGTACCGGAAATAGACGGAGCGCTCGGCGTAGATCCTCTCCGTGGCGGTGACCTGCAGGGCCACGTCCCGGTCGGAGCCGATCTCGGAGTTCACGTAGACGTTGGTGCGGGAATGGGCGGGGAGGTTGTAATAACGGATGCGGTTGGCTCCCTGGGCCACCATGTAGGTCACGGTGACCGTGTACTGACTGTCATGGGGGTTGAAGAAGGTAAGCCATTCCTCGAACCCCGACCGGGTACACCCCTCGGCGAAGTAGGCGGGCACGGCCTGGGGCTGCTCATAAACGGTGAAGGGATAGGGGTTGCTGGAGCCCATGAGGGTGGTCACCACCACCGGGCCGCTGGTGGCGCCCTCGGGGACCATCACCACGATGTAGGTGTCCGTCCACAGGACGGCCGTCCCGGCGTCCACGCCGTTGAAGGTCACCGTGCTCACCGTCGGTACTTGCATGGGCCCGAAGTTCGTACCCTGGATGGTCACCGGGGTCCCCGGCCAGGCTGCGGAGGGCAAGATGTTTTCGATGACCGGAACCTGCTGGGCGACCACATCTTCCGCATCCGCACGCGCTCCTGCGCCTTCATCAGGCGCCGCCGCGGCGGGCGGCATGAGAAGGAGCAATGTGGCCAGCGTGATGAGCATCCCCCAAAAGAGGCGGCTTCGACGCGCAGAGGTGTTCATGGGCCTCCCCCCCGAATCATGTCCATCCAATCTTTATATAATGAACCGGGGCGCTTCCGAAACCCCGCCCGCCGCGGCCCCTCGAACACCCGCCCGGAGGGCTGCATTCCCATTATAAACCCAGGGCCACCGAAAGACCGCTTTCCGCGGCGGGTGCGCAATTCCTTTCCGGTCGGCGGCGGTTTTGCGATGAGCAATCAGTTCCCTTTCCGGCCGGCGGCGGCTTTGCGATAATAATAAGGGCGGCGGATAGAAAGGGTTGCCGATGCAAGGAAGGATTCTCATCATCGACGACGAGCCCGAGATACTCCACGCCGTCAAGTTCTACCTCGAGGACGAGGACTTCGAGGTCCACGTGACCACCGACGGGACCAGGGCCGTGGAGCTCGCGGAAGCCCTTCGCCCGGACCTCATAATTCTGGACGTGATGATGCCGGTCCTGGACGGCATCCAGGTCTGCCGCCAGCTGCGCTCCCGCACCCGCACGCGCATGATCCCCATCATCTTCCTCACCGCCCGGGAATCGGTGGAGGACAAGATACAGGGCCTGGAGGCGGGCGGGGTGGATTATATTACCAAACCTTTCGTAAACCAGGAGCTCCTGGCGCGCATCAGAGCTCACATCCGCCACAGCCGGGAAAACCTGGCCGGACACCCAGTCACCGGGCTCCCTGGAGCCTCCACGGTGGAGGGCGAGGTGAACCGCCGGCTGCAGCAGGGCAGGATATTCGCCGCCGTGTTCGCCGAGGTGGACCACCTGCAGGAATACCGTGAGGCCTACGGGGTGAGCCGCAGTGACCGCCTGCTTCTGCGCCTCTCCAGGATGTTCGAGGAGGAGATGAAGGCTCTGCCCGAGGAGGAGGGATTCCTGGGGCACCCCGCCTACTACGATTTCGTCCTCCTCTGCCCCCCGGAAAAGGCGGAGCCCCTGTGCGCCCGACTGGTGGAGCGCTTCGAGGCGGAGAAGGACCAGTTCTACCTGGAGCAACACCGCAAGAGGGGCGAGCTCGTGTACTACGACTACCGGGGGAACACGGTGAAAGCCCCCCTGGCCAACCTGGTGCTGGGCGGGGTCTGCAATTCCCGCCGGTTCGTGACCACTTACACCGCCCTGGCCGAGTGGTCGGCCCAGGCGCTCATGAAGGCCCGCTCCTACGGCAGGAGCGCGTATGTCCTGGAGGAATGAGGGTGGCCGGAGAACTGGTCCTGGTGGTGGACGACGAGCCCAACATCGTGGAGCTGGCCCGCCTCTACCTGGAAAAGGAGGGCTTCCGGGTGACCGAGGCGCGCAGCGGGGAGGAGGCGCTCCGCCTCTTCGAGGAGCTGCACCCGGCCCTCATGGTCCTGGACATCATGATCCCCGAACCGAACGGGTGGGAGGTGTGCCGTCGCATCCGCTCACGCTCCACCCTGCCCATCATCATGCTCACCGCCCGGGAGGACGAGGTGGACAAGGTGGTGGGACTGGAGCTGGGGGCAGACGACTACCTGACCAAGCCCTTCAGCCCCCGGGAGCTGGTGGCCAGGGTGAAAGCGGTCCTGCGCCGCACGACGTACTCGGGGGAACCCCGGGACGTACTCCACGCCGACGACCTGGTTATCGACGCCTCCCGCCGCAGGGTCTTCCAGCGGGAAAGGGAGGTGGAGCTGACCCCCCGGGAATTCGATCTCCTCTACACCCTGGCCCTCAACCGCGGCATCGTGCTGAGCAGGGAGAAGCTCCTGGAAAGGGTCTGGGGATACGACTACTACGGGGACACGCGGACCGTGGACGTCCACATCCGTCACATAAGGGACAAGCTGGGAGACAACCCGCAGGAGCCCCGCTACCTGGAGACGGTATGGGGAGTCGGGTACAAGTTTCGGGAAGGTAAGTGATGGGGTTCCACCGCAGAAGCAAACCCCTTTTCCGCTCCCTGCGCGCCCGCTTCCTCTTCCACTTCCTCCTCCTCACCGCCCTCAGCCTCCTGATATTCGGCTCCCTCTTCGCTTACTTCATCTGGAGGGAGAACCGGCGCCTCCTTGAACGGGCCCGCTCGGAGCTGGTGGAGCAGGCCAGGGAGATGGCCAACGACCTGCAGTTGGCACTCTCTCTATCTCGTCGCTACCCGGAAGCGCCGCTGCTCAACCTGGAACGCCTGGCCCAGCTGCTGCGTCTGGAGGGCAAGCTCATAAACGCCTTGAGCCTGGTGGTCGACCGAGAAGGATCCGTCGTCGCGCCACGCCTCCTCGCCCCGCGCGTCCCTCGCCGCCTGGACACCAACCTGCTGGCCGAGGACGAGGTCAGGGCGCAGGAAA
This window contains:
- a CDS encoding class E sortase is translated as MRGGRSAWITLTASAVLVASFAVGMPLLYDHLRNSAARESAARTEEEPRVRPLYHDELLGPPLSFETPAFISIPSIGVDEEVREGSDDEDELYRLLAQGPIHLPHTGFPGQPGNCVISGHRTTYTRPFNRLDELKPGDSIFIRNPRGIYEYRVYQARYADPAENVTLQTEEPVLTLTTCAPEGRSTQRLVIRASLAAFTPVEELEK
- a CDS encoding UPF0182 family protein, giving the protein MENDRFPWESLFRRSSREEVPFLRRKERREEGGGFRERWERISPRTKWIVGIIILVLVVLILSASWLSTFYTDYLWYKEVGYTSVFWKRIVTQVWLFFAFAALFFALFYGNVYLARRLTPRYERPLSELSPVEESVLRFREGAGRWLDRGLLIGSALISLFVGWGSAAQWENVLKFFTHSSFGRVDPVFGKDLGFYLFEFPLLRYFSGWLFTVLIFAALAAAAVHFLYGAINFGAKGQRFAPHVKAHLSVLAGVLLLVQAWRFRLDMFALLHTHHGPVAGATYTDVHARIPAYWILIATCLVCAVLFLFNIRYRGWRLPLAGVVGIVVISLLAGSLYPFIVQTYVVKPKELARESEYIGYNIEFTQDAYRIQDEGEGATVERRLFPAETDLTYQDIENNAATVNNIRLWDPRLVQQVYNQRQELRQEYEFADVDVERYTIFDGVYTQMLVSGRELVVDQLREDARSWQNVHLSYTHGYGLVMSPTNQLTEEGDPVLLIRDIPPVSEEGLGLQITRPEIYYGERAHDYVVVRTGAPEIDYPLGNTNKLVEPYYEGEGGIPVSNFLRRLAFSIRNRDISFLFSGYIHRDSRLMFRRDIRERALEVAPFLRLDGDPYLVLTDEGRLAWILDAYTTTDLYPYSESYNGEFNYIRNSVKVVIDAYNGRLTYYLADPEDPIALTYGKIFPGLFTSMEEMPEDIKRHVRYPEDLFSIQMEMYRTYHIDEVSAFYQKEDVWDVSTETYGAGAEPQPVTPYYVIMKIPGEEREEMVLMLPFNPRGKDNMVDWVAARCDFPNYGKLLNFSFPAGKLVKGTQQFESLVDQKTEISEQITLWNQAGSRVIRGNTLVIPIEDSLIYVEPLYLLATNPAIPQLKRVIVGYGDRVEMRPTLKEALQALLGATPAPEPQPQPQPQPQPQPQPQPQPEGDLAALVAEANRLYDEAQAALRSGDWATYGEKMKQLSRVLDRMSELTGTTTP
- a CDS encoding NAD-dependent deacylase, with translation MSCSAGDLKVSEDCIRRAAQMILDSIQVVALTGAGISVESGIPDFRSPGGLWTKYDPLLYGTYESFIHHPERFWEMARELNPTLEKAEPNPAHYALAELERLGKCRAVITQNIDHLHQRAGSTDVLELHGTHRTGHCMSCGRVFSLEEMKELSADGDRVACCPDDQALIKPDVIFFGEPLNSRVLARAAELASTSDLMLVIGCSLEVYPAAALPEYTKRRGGRLIFFNTVTTYHDHLADLVCLGKAGENLPAVVEAYKKLAGIS
- a CDS encoding DUF5719 family protein produces the protein MNTSARRSRLFWGMLITLATLLLLMPPAAAAPDEGAGARADAEDVVAQQVPVIENILPSAAWPGTPVTIQGTNFGPMQVPTVSTVTFNGVDAGTAVLWTDTYIVVMVPEGATSGPVVVTTLMGSSNPYPFTVYEQPQAVPAYFAEGCTRSGFEEWLTFFNPHDSQYTVTVTYMVAQGANRIRYYNLPAHSRTNVYVNSEIGSDRDVALQVTATERIYAERSVYFRYGTDWLGGHCSAPALEASQNWYFAEGCTHAGFEEWLCLANPGSQEAAVEVDYLFGDGDSETRSYTVPAWKRYTVNVNQEVGPGRDVALAVHSDRPIVAERPMYFNYGGMWDGGHITVGVPSLSPDWYFAEGCTHAGFEEWLCLANPGTEDAAVQVRYHLEGGEEKGSQVTVPAGRRRTIFVNQEVGPGRDVALAVHSDRPIVAERPMYFNYGGMWDGGHITVGAAAPSQDWYFAEGCTRAGFEEWLLLFNPGEETARVSITYAFPDGETKGEELEVPPRRRATLFVNREVGEGRDVSLRVESDRGLVAERSMYFLYHQAWEGGHNSLGTAP
- a CDS encoding response regulator, whose amino-acid sequence is MQGRILIIDDEPEILHAVKFYLEDEDFEVHVTTDGTRAVELAEALRPDLIILDVMMPVLDGIQVCRQLRSRTRTRMIPIIFLTARESVEDKIQGLEAGGVDYITKPFVNQELLARIRAHIRHSRENLAGHPVTGLPGASTVEGEVNRRLQQGRIFAAVFAEVDHLQEYREAYGVSRSDRLLLRLSRMFEEEMKALPEEEGFLGHPAYYDFVLLCPPEKAEPLCARLVERFEAEKDQFYLEQHRKRGELVYYDYRGNTVKAPLANLVLGGVCNSRRFVTTYTALAEWSAQALMKARSYGRSAYVLEE
- a CDS encoding response regulator transcription factor, with the protein product MRVAGELVLVVDDEPNIVELARLYLEKEGFRVTEARSGEEALRLFEELHPALMVLDIMIPEPNGWEVCRRIRSRSTLPIIMLTAREDEVDKVVGLELGADDYLTKPFSPRELVARVKAVLRRTTYSGEPRDVLHADDLVIDASRRRVFQREREVELTPREFDLLYTLALNRGIVLSREKLLERVWGYDYYGDTRTVDVHIRHIRDKLGDNPQEPRYLETVWGVGYKFREGK